From Paludisphaera rhizosphaerae, the proteins below share one genomic window:
- a CDS encoding HlyD family efflux transporter periplasmic adaptor subunit: MSAAPSTTPAPFGQAAEHLRVKFRPDLVVQPQFYEGMTHYVVKDPLALKYFRFKIEEYFLLQQFDGKNNLQDVKRAFERKYRPQTISIDDLTRFVAQLHEAGVVIIDSPEQASALIRRRRKNKWKKVWQFLANILFIKIPVIDPERLLTWMYPYFRWIYTPWFVSASVGLMLAAITLVISQWSQFYGKLPEFQSFFNWWTIFTFWISLAVVKIIHEFGHGLTAKHFGGEVHEMGMLFLVLTPALYCDVTDSWLLPNKWHRIWISAAGIYVELFLASIATFVWFNTEQGLLNSLSMAVMFICSVNTVLFNANPLLRYDGYYVMSDWLEIPNLRIKSTQFFTYLLQEKVLGLEVPVQSYLPRSRRTLFVTYAVASYVYRWVVTFSILFFLSQFLKPYKLQAVSYMLALGSLIPLLAMPVYQIFKFLRTPGRMRKVKKARAAAFAAAFAAVVAGILLIPTPLRVQGTLVLSPAHPNEIYCEVEGQLYDLAVRDGDYVKEGDVIAKLVNREKQKELIQRQSEHDVYARKALWYNQSTENDGRALARQNADMADELEPALAKISEQLGKLVIVAPKDGQVIGLPHPETLGQWIKPGKPFCEVADPHHLEAHLIVDQSDIDLIRLDDKTTAWVKVYGRSEKTVKTEVSQIAKRNREDIPPELSNAAGGEIAAKPDPKTGQVKPQSTVYEVIIPVDNPNLEFHPGQRGFAKINAGTHTFGWWLWRMVTKTFHFTI; the protein is encoded by the coding sequence ATGAGCGCAGCACCTTCCACAACGCCGGCGCCCTTCGGGCAGGCCGCTGAACACCTGCGGGTGAAGTTCCGCCCCGACCTGGTGGTGCAGCCCCAGTTCTACGAGGGGATGACTCACTACGTCGTCAAGGACCCGCTGGCGCTGAAGTACTTCCGATTCAAGATCGAGGAGTACTTCCTGCTCCAGCAGTTCGACGGCAAGAACAACCTCCAGGACGTCAAGCGGGCCTTCGAGCGCAAGTACCGGCCCCAGACGATCTCGATCGACGACCTGACGAGGTTCGTCGCCCAGCTTCACGAGGCGGGCGTCGTCATCATCGACAGCCCCGAGCAGGCTTCCGCCCTGATCCGCCGCCGCCGCAAGAACAAGTGGAAGAAGGTCTGGCAGTTCCTGGCCAACATTCTGTTCATCAAGATCCCGGTCATCGACCCTGAGCGGCTCTTGACCTGGATGTACCCATACTTCCGCTGGATCTACACCCCCTGGTTCGTCTCCGCGAGCGTCGGCCTGATGCTCGCGGCGATCACCCTGGTGATCAGCCAGTGGAGCCAGTTCTACGGCAAGCTCCCCGAGTTTCAGAGCTTCTTCAACTGGTGGACGATCTTCACGTTCTGGATCAGTCTAGCCGTCGTGAAGATCATCCACGAGTTCGGCCACGGCCTCACCGCCAAGCACTTCGGCGGCGAGGTCCACGAGATGGGGATGCTGTTCCTGGTCCTCACGCCCGCGCTCTACTGCGACGTGACCGACTCATGGCTGCTCCCCAACAAGTGGCACCGGATCTGGATCTCGGCCGCCGGCATTTACGTCGAGCTGTTCCTGGCCAGCATCGCGACGTTCGTCTGGTTCAACACCGAGCAAGGGTTGCTGAACAGCCTGTCGATGGCCGTTATGTTTATATGTTCGGTGAACACGGTCCTCTTCAACGCCAACCCGCTGCTGCGGTACGACGGCTACTACGTGATGTCGGACTGGCTGGAGATCCCCAACCTGCGGATCAAGAGCACCCAGTTCTTCACCTACCTGTTGCAGGAGAAGGTGCTGGGGTTGGAAGTCCCCGTTCAGAGCTATCTGCCTCGATCGCGGCGGACCCTGTTCGTCACCTACGCGGTCGCCAGCTACGTGTATCGCTGGGTGGTGACGTTCAGCATCCTGTTCTTCCTGTCCCAGTTCCTGAAGCCGTACAAGCTTCAGGCCGTGAGTTACATGCTCGCTCTGGGTTCGCTGATTCCGCTCTTGGCCATGCCCGTCTACCAGATTTTCAAGTTCCTACGCACGCCCGGGAGGATGCGCAAAGTGAAGAAAGCACGTGCGGCCGCCTTCGCCGCGGCGTTCGCAGCCGTCGTGGCCGGAATCCTTTTGATCCCCACCCCGCTGCGCGTTCAGGGGACGTTGGTTCTCTCGCCCGCCCACCCGAACGAGATCTACTGCGAGGTCGAGGGCCAGCTCTACGATTTAGCCGTCCGCGACGGCGACTATGTGAAGGAAGGCGACGTCATCGCCAAGCTGGTCAACCGTGAGAAGCAGAAAGAATTGATTCAGCGCCAGTCGGAGCACGACGTCTACGCTCGCAAGGCTCTCTGGTACAACCAGAGCACGGAGAACGACGGCCGAGCCCTCGCCCGTCAGAACGCCGACATGGCCGACGAGTTGGAGCCGGCTCTCGCCAAGATCAGCGAGCAACTCGGCAAGCTCGTCATCGTCGCTCCCAAGGACGGCCAGGTCATCGGTCTGCCCCACCCCGAGACGCTCGGCCAGTGGATCAAGCCCGGCAAGCCGTTCTGCGAGGTCGCCGACCCCCACCACCTGGAGGCCCACTTGATCGTCGACCAGTCGGACATCGACCTGATCCGACTCGACGACAAAACCACCGCCTGGGTGAAGGTCTACGGCCGTTCGGAGAAGACCGTGAAGACCGAGGTCTCCCAGATCGCCAAGCGCAACCGCGAGGACATTCCTCCCGAGCTCTCCAACGCGGCGGGGGGCGAAATCGCCGCCAAGCCCGATCCCAAGACAGGCCAGGTCAAGCCTCAGTCGACCGTCTACGAGGTCATCATCCCCGTCGACAACCCCAACCTGGAGTTCCACCCCGGCCAGCGCGGGTTCGCCAAGATCAACGCCGGCACCCACACCTTCGGCTGGTGGCTGTGGCGGATGGTCACCAAGACCTTCCACTTCACCATCTAA
- a CDS encoding sodium:solute symporter family protein, whose protein sequence is MTGPLAPPWILAQAVAEAPLISLGLLDMAIIVVYFLMVLGIGWYLKQQTTTGEDFFLAGREMTAWIAGLSFLSANLGSLELMGWAAAAYQYGILGTHWYWIGAIPAMLFLGLVMMPFYYISKTHSVPGYLQLRFGEASRGFAALSFAFMTILMSGINMYSMALVMKVVLGWDIHFSIWVSSLTVAAYVALGGLKSAIFNEVLQFVLIWAGAMLVPILGLYEVGGWEGLKARIAEQTGRGDYVHLWSTLGSFQDNPMGIHWTGIVLGLGWVISFGYWTTDFLVVQRVLAAKDLRAAKTAPIIGAAFKMAVPFIVILPGLLGLALLDVKLLPEADALKQGGHSYNEVLPLMLARYCGPGLLGLGITALIAGFMAGMAGNVSAFATVWTYDVYRAYIHKNASDSHYLTHGRICTVLGVFVSIGAAYLVMQFASIMDYVQALFSFFIAPLFGTVLLGMLWKRATPAGGFYGLLAGTLASIGMWLWVRLDPSALAIVALSKHAQAMAENMYRGLWSWLVCVIVTVAVSYATKPKPDSELVGLVYGCTEIPHEEAAPWYERPAVWATVVAIVFVILNVVFW, encoded by the coding sequence ATGACCGGACCGCTTGCTCCCCCTTGGATACTCGCCCAGGCCGTCGCGGAGGCCCCGCTGATCTCCCTGGGCCTCCTCGATATGGCGATCATCGTCGTCTACTTCCTTATGGTGCTGGGCATCGGCTGGTACCTGAAGCAGCAGACGACCACGGGCGAGGACTTCTTTCTCGCCGGCCGCGAGATGACGGCCTGGATCGCCGGCCTGAGCTTCCTCTCGGCAAACCTGGGCTCGCTGGAGTTGATGGGGTGGGCGGCGGCGGCCTATCAGTACGGCATTCTGGGGACGCACTGGTACTGGATCGGCGCGATCCCGGCCATGCTCTTCCTCGGCCTGGTGATGATGCCGTTCTACTACATCTCCAAGACCCACTCCGTCCCGGGTTATCTGCAACTTCGGTTCGGCGAGGCCAGCCGAGGGTTCGCGGCCCTCTCGTTCGCGTTCATGACGATCCTGATGAGCGGGATCAACATGTACTCGATGGCCCTGGTGATGAAGGTCGTCCTGGGCTGGGACATTCACTTCAGCATCTGGGTTTCGTCGCTGACCGTCGCCGCTTACGTGGCGCTCGGCGGGCTCAAGTCGGCGATCTTCAATGAGGTGTTGCAGTTCGTCCTGATCTGGGCCGGGGCGATGCTGGTGCCGATCCTCGGCCTCTACGAGGTCGGCGGCTGGGAAGGGCTGAAGGCGAGGATCGCCGAGCAGACGGGACGTGGCGATTACGTCCACCTCTGGAGCACGCTGGGGTCGTTCCAGGACAACCCGATGGGCATCCACTGGACGGGGATCGTCCTGGGCCTGGGATGGGTGATCTCGTTCGGCTACTGGACGACCGACTTCCTGGTCGTTCAGCGCGTGCTGGCGGCCAAGGATCTCCGAGCCGCCAAGACGGCCCCGATCATCGGTGCGGCGTTCAAGATGGCCGTGCCGTTCATCGTGATCCTCCCCGGCCTACTGGGGCTGGCCTTGCTCGACGTCAAGCTACTCCCCGAGGCCGACGCCCTGAAGCAGGGGGGCCACAGCTACAACGAGGTCCTGCCGCTGATGCTGGCCCGGTATTGCGGCCCGGGGCTCCTCGGCCTGGGAATCACGGCCCTGATCGCCGGGTTCATGGCCGGGATGGCCGGCAACGTCAGCGCCTTCGCGACCGTCTGGACGTATGACGTCTACCGGGCCTACATCCACAAGAACGCCAGCGACTCCCATTATCTGACGCACGGCCGGATCTGCACGGTCCTGGGCGTCTTTGTGAGCATCGGCGCGGCGTACCTGGTGATGCAGTTCGCCAGCATCATGGACTACGTGCAGGCCCTCTTCAGCTTCTTCATCGCACCGTTGTTCGGGACGGTCTTGCTGGGCATGCTCTGGAAGCGGGCCACTCCGGCGGGCGGTTTCTACGGCCTGCTGGCCGGGACGCTGGCGTCGATCGGGATGTGGCTGTGGGTGCGGCTGGACCCGAGCGCCCTGGCGATCGTCGCCCTCTCCAAGCACGCTCAGGCGATGGCCGAGAACATGTACCGGGGGCTCTGGTCGTGGCTCGTCTGCGTCATCGTGACCGTGGCGGTCAGCTATGCGACGAAACCCAAGCCCGATTCCGAACTGGTGGGTCTGGTCTACGGCTGCACCGAGATCCCCCACGAGGAAGCGGCCCCCTGGTACGAGCGCCCCGCTGTCTGGGCGACGGTGGTCGCGATCGTCTTCGTCATCCTCAACGTGGTCTTCTGGTAA
- a CDS encoding LOG family protein: MNRSKARILQHLSTNGARRTEPTEDEQLLNRPAILPPREPHPQAPELGAFTHEEPWRVLRIQGEFVHGINALAEVGAGVSVFGSARLGEDEPYYQEARKLGQMLAEAGFAVITGGGPGIMEAANRGAQEAGGYSIGLNIQLPFEQHGNPYTDLSVNFRYFFVRKTMFVKFADGFVIFPGGFGTLDELFESLTLVQTRKIKRFPIILFGSSYWKGLIDWIVGTLLEQKTISPEDLNLLIVTDSLDEARDVLVECYQTRCWEAWKHSIGASLDADPPGAPATAVDPAKSDAE; this comes from the coding sequence GTGAATCGATCGAAGGCTCGAATCCTTCAGCACCTCTCCACCAATGGGGCGCGTCGAACCGAGCCGACCGAAGACGAGCAGTTGCTCAACCGACCGGCGATTCTCCCGCCGAGGGAGCCGCATCCCCAGGCCCCTGAGTTGGGTGCTTTCACCCATGAAGAGCCCTGGCGAGTTCTACGCATTCAAGGCGAGTTCGTTCACGGCATCAACGCGCTGGCCGAGGTCGGAGCGGGGGTGAGCGTCTTCGGCTCCGCCCGGCTCGGCGAGGACGAGCCCTATTATCAGGAAGCCCGCAAGCTCGGCCAGATGCTGGCCGAGGCAGGGTTCGCCGTGATCACCGGCGGCGGTCCCGGAATCATGGAAGCCGCCAACCGAGGCGCTCAGGAGGCCGGCGGCTACTCAATCGGGCTGAACATCCAACTCCCGTTCGAGCAGCACGGGAATCCTTACACCGACCTCTCGGTGAACTTCCGCTACTTCTTCGTCCGCAAGACGATGTTCGTCAAGTTCGCCGACGGCTTCGTGATCTTCCCCGGCGGCTTCGGAACGCTCGACGAGTTGTTCGAGAGCCTGACGCTGGTGCAGACGCGCAAGATCAAGCGGTTCCCGATCATCCTCTTCGGCTCGTCCTACTGGAAGGGCCTCATCGACTGGATCGTCGGCACGCTCCTGGAGCAAAAGACGATCTCGCCGGAAGACTTGAACCTCTTAATTGTCACGGATTCGCTCGATGAGGCGCGTGACGTTCTCGTAGAATGTTACCAGACGCGATGCTGGGAGGCCTGGAAGCACTCCATCGGGGCCAGCCTGGACGCCGACCCGCCGGGCGCCCCGGCGACGGCCGTCGACCCAGCCAAGTCCGACGCTGAGTAA
- a CDS encoding phosphohexomutase domain-containing protein produces MSDALNLSMFRAYDIRTPSADLTPELAERLAHAEAVYFRDVLKTTGVTLAHDARSTGPKYLTIAAEVYRRAGLDVVWLPGVTSTSAFYYAAMRRPELAAVMVGASHNPAGDTGRKILGPNVAPIARAIGPDGGLDSIQAIYEAGKSSAASSTGRITAEDYIDDYVAFSMDLAGVEPGSLKGARFFHDYLFGAAGREMVLAFTKAGADLHPLHFAADGAFPLGDPNPVKQAVIREGIEAMTAGGFLAGMFFDGDGDRLDVYRGEGSYLSSSFVYAAILPEIRKRFPGDGLGVFADLKCNPLAIVEMARCGLSVDVIRNGHSQIKQSLIDDPKRIGCVEESAHFYEAFSPDGRGRYCTENTLYLALLIARVWSEDPARFDRMFEIQKTTAREREWGYKFPTDDQRQDALDAVRGHFEAVGARAMSRMKNGMDLEATLLRRGLSFDVGSGTVLPADWLQVCQRVSQSENGLARWEVVAAVPELAAQARREIAEVVARHGAGAEYQG; encoded by the coding sequence GTGTCCGACGCCTTGAACCTGTCGATGTTCCGAGCCTACGACATCCGCACGCCGTCGGCCGACCTCACGCCCGAGTTGGCCGAGCGACTGGCGCACGCCGAGGCCGTCTACTTCCGCGACGTCCTCAAGACGACCGGCGTCACCCTGGCGCACGACGCCCGCTCGACGGGGCCGAAATACCTGACAATTGCCGCCGAGGTCTACCGCCGGGCGGGGCTGGACGTGGTCTGGCTGCCGGGCGTGACCTCCACGTCGGCCTTCTACTACGCGGCGATGCGCCGGCCTGAGCTGGCGGCCGTGATGGTGGGGGCCTCGCACAATCCGGCCGGCGACACCGGGCGGAAGATCCTGGGGCCGAACGTCGCACCGATCGCCCGCGCCATCGGGCCTGACGGAGGGCTCGACTCGATCCAGGCGATCTACGAGGCCGGCAAGTCGTCGGCCGCGTCCTCAACGGGTCGGATCACGGCCGAGGACTACATCGACGACTACGTCGCATTCAGCATGGACCTGGCGGGCGTCGAGCCGGGCTCGCTCAAGGGGGCGAGGTTCTTCCACGACTACCTCTTCGGTGCGGCGGGCCGGGAGATGGTGCTCGCCTTCACCAAGGCCGGCGCGGATTTGCATCCGCTCCACTTCGCGGCCGACGGCGCGTTCCCGCTGGGCGACCCGAACCCGGTCAAGCAGGCCGTGATCCGCGAGGGGATCGAGGCGATGACGGCCGGCGGCTTCCTCGCCGGCATGTTCTTCGACGGCGACGGCGACCGGCTGGACGTCTACCGCGGCGAAGGCTCGTACCTCTCCTCCAGCTTCGTTTACGCGGCGATCCTCCCGGAGATCCGCAAGCGGTTCCCGGGCGACGGCCTGGGGGTTTTCGCCGACCTCAAGTGCAACCCGCTGGCGATCGTCGAGATGGCCCGCTGCGGACTGTCGGTCGACGTGATCCGCAACGGCCATTCGCAGATCAAGCAGAGCCTCATCGACGATCCGAAGCGGATCGGCTGCGTCGAGGAATCGGCCCACTTCTATGAGGCGTTTTCTCCCGACGGCCGCGGTCGCTACTGCACCGAGAACACCCTCTACCTGGCTCTCCTGATCGCCCGAGTCTGGTCCGAGGACCCAGCACGCTTCGACCGGATGTTCGAGATCCAGAAGACGACGGCCCGCGAGCGCGAGTGGGGCTACAAGTTCCCGACCGACGACCAGCGGCAGGACGCGCTCGACGCCGTCCGCGGCCACTTCGAGGCCGTCGGCGCGCGGGCGATGAGCCGGATGAAGAACGGCATGGACCTGGAGGCCACCCTGCTCAGGCGAGGGCTTTCCTTCGACGTCGGCAGCGGGACCGTCCTGCCGGCCGACTGGCTCCAGGTCTGTCAGAGAGTTTCTCAGAGCGAGAACGGCCTCGCTCGCTGGGAGGTCGTCGCGGCCGTCCCCGAGCTGGCCGCGCAGGCGCGTCGCGAGATCGCCGAGGTCGTCGCTCGTCACGGCGCAGGAGCCGAGTACCAGGGCTGA
- a CDS encoding galactokinase, producing MCDVDRFIESLRPTTAGGLFEPGLPIAVARAPGRLDVMGGIADYSGSLVLQMPIREAALAAVQTGGEGEGLLVVSEAAEPGDRRSVQMSRSDLDDLLAASYQEAREILTRDHASSWAAYLAGVLVVLAQEERARFDRGMRILLRSEVPEGKGVSSSAAIEVATMQAVARAIGLKLDGVRLATLCQRVENYVVGAPCGIMDQMASALGREHELLALLCQPAEVQGYVPISPMIGLWGIDSGVRHAVGGGDYGSVRTGAFMGYRIIADLAGLPVSEVDLSGVLRVEDHHWKGFLTNLKPSEFDARFRDRLPETMSGAEFLASHRGLTDPVTRIDPSRTYAVRKPTSHPVYENDRVRRFGELVEEAHAEDALREMGVLMYLSHDSYSSCGLGSDGTDRLVAMVRQAGPEWGLYGAKITGGGSGGTVAILGWSNAGDAVQEIADRYARETGRTAYVFEGSSPGACQFGTRVHTLD from the coding sequence GTGTGTGACGTCGACCGCTTCATCGAATCGCTGCGCCCGACGACCGCCGGCGGCCTCTTCGAACCCGGCCTCCCGATCGCGGTCGCCCGCGCCCCAGGGCGACTCGACGTGATGGGGGGCATCGCCGACTACTCGGGCTCGCTGGTTCTCCAGATGCCGATCCGCGAAGCGGCCCTCGCCGCCGTCCAGACCGGCGGAGAAGGGGAGGGCCTGCTCGTCGTCAGTGAAGCCGCCGAGCCCGGTGATCGCCGATCGGTCCAGATGAGCCGCTCCGACCTCGACGACCTGCTTGCCGCTTCCTATCAAGAGGCCCGCGAGATCCTGACCCGCGATCATGCGAGTTCCTGGGCCGCTTATCTCGCCGGAGTCCTCGTGGTTTTGGCCCAGGAGGAGCGGGCCCGCTTCGATCGCGGGATGCGGATCCTGCTGCGGTCGGAGGTGCCCGAGGGGAAGGGCGTCAGTTCGTCGGCGGCGATCGAGGTCGCGACGATGCAGGCCGTGGCCCGGGCGATCGGCCTGAAGCTGGACGGAGTGCGGCTGGCCACCCTCTGCCAGCGAGTCGAGAACTACGTCGTCGGCGCTCCTTGCGGGATCATGGATCAAATGGCTTCGGCCCTGGGGCGAGAGCATGAGTTGCTCGCGCTCCTCTGCCAGCCGGCGGAGGTTCAGGGGTACGTCCCGATCTCGCCGATGATCGGCCTCTGGGGGATCGACTCAGGCGTTCGCCACGCGGTCGGCGGCGGCGATTATGGGTCGGTGCGGACGGGGGCCTTTATGGGCTATCGGATCATCGCCGACCTGGCGGGGCTGCCCGTCTCGGAAGTCGATCTTTCGGGTGTGCTTCGTGTTGAGGATCACCACTGGAAGGGTTTCCTCACGAACCTGAAGCCCTCCGAATTCGACGCCCGTTTCCGCGACCGTCTTCCCGAGACCATGTCCGGGGCCGAGTTTCTGGCAAGCCATCGGGGCCTGACGGATCCTGTCACACGCATCGATCCATCCCGGACCTACGCCGTGAGGAAGCCGACGTCGCATCCGGTGTACGAGAACGACCGCGTGCGACGGTTCGGCGAACTGGTGGAAGAGGCCCACGCCGAGGATGCGCTCCGGGAGATGGGCGTCCTCATGTACCTGTCGCACGACAGTTATTCGAGTTGCGGGCTGGGCTCGGACGGGACCGATCGTCTGGTGGCGATGGTCCGCCAGGCCGGCCCCGAATGGGGCCTGTACGGGGCCAAGATCACCGGCGGCGGCAGCGGCGGGACGGTCGCAATCCTGGGCTGGTCCAACGCCGGCGACGCGGTCCAGGAAATCGCCGACCGCTATGCTCGGGAGACCGGCCGGACGGCCTACGTCTTCGAGGGCTCGTCGCCGGGGGCATGCCAGTTCGGGACGCGGGTGCATACCCTCGATTGA
- a CDS encoding site-2 protease family protein → MSLSWKLGRFAGIDVFLHPTFLLILLLPGVAENLPLVLAMFGCVLLHEFGHALTARRFGIETADITLYPIGGVARLTRMPRAPGVELLIALAGPAVNLAIAAGLCLTLGVGSVVGAGGFMANLLVMNLVLAAFNMIPAFPMDGGRVLRALLGGWVGRGKATSFAAAVGRTLALGFGVYSLLNWELMHVALAAFIYMAAGAEERGVLAEERRRNGEDAGGTDWSAPAGYRWIRTGQGVWRLAPIHVDATASSWGGRR, encoded by the coding sequence ATGAGCCTGTCCTGGAAACTCGGTCGGTTCGCGGGGATCGACGTGTTCCTGCATCCGACTTTTCTGCTGATATTGCTCCTCCCAGGCGTTGCGGAGAACCTGCCGCTCGTTCTGGCGATGTTCGGCTGTGTCCTGCTCCATGAGTTCGGCCACGCCCTCACGGCCCGTCGTTTCGGGATCGAGACGGCGGACATCACTCTGTACCCGATCGGCGGGGTGGCGCGGTTGACGCGAATGCCTCGCGCGCCGGGCGTCGAGTTGCTGATCGCCCTGGCTGGACCGGCGGTGAACCTGGCGATCGCGGCCGGGCTCTGCCTGACGCTCGGCGTCGGGTCGGTTGTTGGCGCGGGCGGCTTCATGGCCAATCTGCTGGTGATGAACCTGGTGCTCGCCGCCTTCAACATGATCCCGGCGTTTCCGATGGACGGCGGACGCGTCCTGCGGGCGTTGCTGGGCGGGTGGGTCGGGCGAGGCAAGGCGACGAGCTTCGCGGCGGCCGTCGGTCGAACGCTGGCGCTCGGTTTCGGCGTCTACAGCCTGCTGAACTGGGAGTTGATGCACGTCGCACTGGCCGCGTTCATCTACATGGCGGCCGGCGCTGAGGAGCGGGGAGTTCTGGCCGAGGAGCGACGTCGCAACGGAGAGGATGCCGGAGGGACCGACTGGAGCGCGCCGGCAGGATACCGCTGGATCCGAACGGGCCAGGGCGTCTGGCGGTTGGCTCCGATCCACGTCGACGCGACGGCCTCGTCGTGGGGCGGCCGTCGATGA
- a CDS encoding efflux RND transporter periplasmic adaptor subunit: MSPLKTAASVALSALATLSVASFGQGGAGQSPSAATLVLDSHDQLATIDWIEKSDVAALREGVIEKMEITYGDSVQEGAVIGAIHKEIAELTVAKAKLTAENEGPAMKAKAAMEVAASVVARNRRLIKYRPDSVSQEEMTKAEGEAKVAEAQLREAMEQDAINEAELALAVQMLKEHTIAAPFAGIVIKRYKEPGESVRANEAVVQIGNLSRLSATAFVPIDYYSRIKVGQVVEIQPRLEGSRGDQPIERKTFRGVVKFIDPNVQAVGESAVRIRAEFENSSFELRPGIKAAMTIYLGDDVAARPTAPAR; this comes from the coding sequence ATGTCGCCCCTGAAGACCGCAGCGTCCGTGGCCCTGAGCGCTCTGGCGACCCTCTCCGTCGCCTCCTTCGGTCAGGGAGGGGCCGGCCAGTCGCCGTCCGCCGCCACCCTCGTCCTCGACTCCCACGATCAGCTCGCCACCATCGACTGGATCGAGAAGTCGGACGTCGCCGCCCTCCGCGAGGGGGTCATCGAGAAAATGGAGATCACCTACGGCGACTCCGTCCAGGAGGGGGCCGTGATCGGAGCGATCCACAAGGAGATCGCGGAGCTGACCGTCGCCAAGGCGAAGCTCACGGCCGAGAACGAGGGGCCGGCCATGAAGGCCAAGGCCGCCATGGAAGTCGCCGCGTCGGTCGTCGCCCGCAACCGCCGCCTCATCAAGTACCGTCCTGACAGTGTCTCCCAGGAGGAGATGACCAAGGCCGAGGGCGAGGCCAAGGTCGCCGAGGCTCAGCTTCGCGAGGCCATGGAGCAGGACGCCATCAATGAGGCCGAACTGGCCCTGGCCGTCCAGATGCTCAAGGAGCACACCATCGCGGCCCCGTTCGCGGGAATCGTCATCAAGCGCTACAAGGAACCGGGCGAGAGCGTCCGGGCCAATGAGGCGGTCGTCCAGATCGGCAACCTGTCGCGTCTTTCAGCCACCGCGTTCGTACCGATCGACTATTACTCCCGGATAAAAGTCGGCCAGGTGGTCGAGATCCAGCCGCGTCTGGAAGGGAGCCGAGGCGACCAGCCGATCGAGCGAAAGACATTCCGCGGCGTCGTCAAGTTCATCGACCCCAACGTCCAGGCCGTCGGCGAAAGCGCCGTGCGGATCCGGGCCGAGTTCGAGAACTCCTCCTTCGAGCTGCGGCCGGGCATCAAGGCGGCGATGACCATTTACCTCGGCGACGACGTCGCCGCCCGACCCACGGCCCCGGCTCGCTGA
- the galT gene encoding galactose-1-phosphate uridylyltransferase, with translation MTWEQRWHPLREEWVVVAAHRNNRPWTGGSVEGAGKVVPEYDPTCYLCPRNARVGGVANPDYQGVFVFDNDMPCVGPNAPRDFPPPPKPYRVEPATGVARVVCYTPRHDLTLAELGRRGAVDLLTCWQEQYRELAARPEVNHVLMFENKGEVVGVSNPHPHCQIYATNFVFKTIANEAEIGGRYWNENRRTLMQDVIAAEQADGRRILAENDSAIGFIPYFARYAYETFVTPKEPHQNLADLSPKEIDDLALVLDEVLIRFDNLWEMSFPYVMALHQAPTDGMRREGFHFHIEFHPPLRKPGLLKYLAGPEIGGGSFLSDTCPEEKAAELLAVPTVHYKHRDATKGADGV, from the coding sequence ATGACCTGGGAACAGCGCTGGCATCCTTTGCGCGAGGAGTGGGTGGTTGTGGCCGCCCACAGGAACAACCGACCCTGGACCGGGGGCAGCGTCGAGGGGGCGGGCAAGGTCGTCCCTGAATACGACCCAACCTGCTACTTGTGTCCTCGCAACGCGCGAGTCGGCGGGGTCGCCAACCCGGATTATCAGGGCGTCTTCGTCTTCGATAACGACATGCCCTGCGTCGGGCCGAACGCGCCTCGGGACTTCCCGCCGCCGCCGAAGCCGTACCGCGTCGAGCCCGCGACCGGCGTCGCGCGCGTCGTCTGCTACACGCCGAGGCACGACCTGACCCTCGCCGAGCTGGGACGTCGCGGGGCCGTCGACCTGCTGACCTGTTGGCAGGAGCAGTACCGCGAGTTGGCGGCGCGGCCCGAGGTGAATCACGTCTTGATGTTCGAGAACAAGGGGGAGGTCGTCGGCGTCTCCAACCCGCACCCCCACTGCCAGATCTACGCCACCAACTTCGTCTTCAAGACGATCGCCAACGAGGCGGAGATCGGCGGCCGGTACTGGAACGAGAACCGTCGCACGCTGATGCAGGACGTGATCGCCGCCGAGCAAGCCGACGGCCGTCGCATCCTCGCCGAGAACGACTCGGCCATCGGCTTCATCCCCTACTTCGCCCGGTACGCCTACGAGACCTTCGTCACGCCCAAAGAGCCGCACCAGAACCTGGCCGATCTCTCGCCGAAGGAGATCGACGATCTGGCCCTCGTGCTCGATGAGGTCCTCATCCGGTTCGACAACCTCTGGGAGATGTCGTTCCCCTACGTGATGGCCTTGCACCAGGCTCCGACGGACGGGATGCGTCGCGAGGGGTTTCACTTCCACATCGAGTTCCATCCGCCCCTGAGAAAACCCGGCCTGTTGAAATACCTGGCCGGACCTGAGATCGGCGGCGGCAGCTTCCTATCCGATACCTGCCCGGAGGAGAAGGCGGCCGAACTGCTGGCCGTGCCGACCGTTCACTACAAGCATCGCGACGCGACGAAGGGGGCCGACGGTGTGTGA